One genomic region from Pseudocalidococcus azoricus BACA0444 encodes:
- a CDS encoding macro domain-containing protein — protein sequence MPLERLNIVEVETKWGYRSFELYRGDITALREPIDLLVVSAFANSYAPTSGSVIGALYDKLNINVDHLARTPYLQLKQAFGCWVSQALDHPIFARVLCLEFIGIGFSVAEVFENLFTVLAILELRNIQIKTLALPMLGTGNQQLNHEQVTNCLLKCAIKFLEHSQYSIFLAKLVHFF from the coding sequence ATGCCCTTAGAGCGACTTAACATCGTTGAAGTTGAAACCAAGTGGGGCTATCGCAGTTTCGAGCTTTATCGAGGAGATATTACCGCCTTAAGGGAGCCGATTGATTTACTAGTTGTCTCAGCCTTTGCTAACAGTTATGCTCCGACAAGCGGGAGTGTCATTGGTGCGCTTTATGACAAGCTGAATATCAACGTTGATCACTTGGCTCGCACCCCCTACTTACAATTAAAACAGGCCTTTGGCTGTTGGGTGTCCCAGGCCCTGGATCATCCGATTTTTGCGCGAGTTTTATGTTTGGAATTTATCGGCATAGGCTTTTCGGTTGCAGAGGTTTTTGAAAATTTATTCACGGTTCTGGCAATTTTAGAATTACGCAATATTCAAATTAAAACCCTTGCATTACCGATGTTAGGAACGGGGAATCAGCAACTCAATCATGAACAAGTCACCAACTGTTTACTCAAATGTGCGATCAAATTTTTAGAGCATTCTCAATACAGCATATTCCTCGCTAAGTTGGTACACTTTTTCTGA
- a CDS encoding ribose-phosphate pyrophosphokinase encodes MIRPATLPLPLPAPTTYLTDHSRLKLFAGSANPPLAQEIAHYLGIDLGPMVRKRFADGELYIQIQESIRGCDVYLIQPTCQPVNDHLMELLIMIDACRRASARQVTAVIPYYGYARADRKTAGRESITAKLVANLITQAGASRVLAMDLHSAQIQGYFDIPVDHVYGSPVLLNYLRSKNFSDLVVVSPDVGGVARARAFANKLDDAPLAIIDKRRQAHNVAEVMNVVGDVAGKTAVLVDDMIDTAGTIVEGARLLRKVGAKAVYACATHAIFSPPAIERLSSGVFEEVIVTNTIPVPESSYFDQLRVLSVASIVGETIWRVHEDSSVSSMFR; translated from the coding sequence GTGATACGCCCAGCAACCCTTCCCCTGCCCTTGCCGGCCCCAACCACCTATTTAACTGACCACAGTCGTCTTAAGCTCTTTGCTGGTTCTGCTAATCCCCCCCTAGCTCAAGAAATTGCCCACTACCTTGGGATTGATCTCGGGCCGATGGTACGCAAGCGGTTCGCGGATGGAGAGCTTTACATCCAAATCCAAGAATCTATCCGAGGCTGTGATGTCTATCTGATTCAACCCACCTGTCAGCCAGTTAATGATCATTTGATGGAATTGTTGATCATGATTGATGCCTGTCGGCGGGCCTCAGCACGTCAAGTTACCGCAGTAATTCCCTACTATGGCTATGCTCGGGCCGACCGCAAAACCGCAGGCCGCGAATCTATTACCGCCAAACTGGTTGCTAACCTAATTACCCAGGCCGGGGCCAGTCGCGTTTTAGCCATGGATCTGCACTCGGCCCAAATTCAAGGCTATTTTGATATCCCCGTGGATCATGTCTATGGCTCACCCGTACTATTAAATTACCTCCGTAGCAAAAACTTCTCGGATTTAGTCGTAGTCTCGCCGGATGTGGGTGGGGTGGCGCGGGCCCGAGCCTTTGCCAATAAACTCGATGATGCCCCCCTAGCCATTATTGATAAACGTCGCCAGGCCCACAATGTTGCGGAAGTGATGAATGTGGTGGGGGATGTGGCGGGGAAAACAGCGGTCTTGGTGGATGACATGATTGATACGGCCGGAACGATTGTTGAGGGGGCGCGCCTATTACGCAAAGTTGGGGCCAAAGCGGTCTATGCCTGTGCCACCCATGCCATTTTTTCCCCCCCAGCCATTGAGCGTCTCTCCAGTGGTGTTTTTGAAGAAGTAATTGTCACCAACACCATTCCCGTGCCTGAGTCCAGCTATTTTGATCAATTACGGGTTCTCTCGGTGGCCAGTATTGTCGGCGAAACCATCTGGCGGGTTCATGAAGATAGCTCGGTCAGTAGTATGTTCCGCTAG